In Brachypodium distachyon strain Bd21 chromosome 2, Brachypodium_distachyon_v3.0, whole genome shotgun sequence, one genomic interval encodes:
- the LOC100837243 gene encoding hexokinase-8, with protein sequence MAEQVVADLRERCATPAALLWDVAAAMADEMRAGLEEEGGSRVKMLLSYVDKLPTGREEGLFYGLDLGGTNFRVLKVHLGGNDKHVVNRESREVAIPPHLMSGSSSELFGFIASELAKFVADEDKGNSSSNGKKRELGFTFSFPVRQLSIASGTLVKWTKAFSIDDAVGEDVVAELQTAMEKQGLDMHVAALINDAVGTLAGARYYDEDVIAGVIFGTGTNAAYVEKANAIPKWEGELPNSGDMVINMEWGNFYSPHLPVTEYDQALDSESLNPGEQIYEKLTSGMYLGEIVRRVLLKLSLQCAIFGDIDHTHLKTHFLLRTPHISAMHHDETPDLKIVAEKLEENLEITGTSLETRKIVVEICDIVARRAARLAAAGVAGILKKLGRDGPTEKHRSVIAIDGGLFEHYSKFSKCLETTLCELLGEEASELVAVKHVDDGSGIGAALIAASQSRYRNTE encoded by the exons ATGGCGGAGCAGGTGGTGGCGGATCTCCGGGAGAGGTGCGCGACGCCGGCTGCGCTGCTGTGggacgtggcggcggcgatggccgaCGAGATGCGCGCggggctggaggaggagggtgggAGCAGGGTCAAGATGCTCCTCTCCTACGTCGATAAGCTCCCCACCGG GAGAGAGGAAGGTTTGTTCTATGGATTGGACCTAGGAGGGACAAATTTCCGTGTTTTGAAGGTGCATCTAGGTGGAAATGATAAGCATGTCGTTAACCGGGAGTCCAGAGAAGTCGCCATTCCACCACATTTGATGTCAGGGAGCTCTTCG GAATTGTTTGGTTTCATTGCTTCTGAATTAGCCAAGTTTGTTGCTGATGAAGACAAGGGTAATAGCTCATCAAACGGGAAGAAACGAGAACTGGGATTCACATTTTCTTTCCCAGTGAGGCAACTGTCGATTGCATCGGGTACCCTTGTCAAGTGGACAAAGGCATTTTCTATTGATGACGCT GTAGGTGAAGATGTAGTTGCTGAATTGCAAACTGCTATGGAGAAGCAAGGTCTAGACATGCATGTGGCTGCTTTG ATTAATGACGCTGTTGGGACATTGGCTGGAGCCAGATACTATGATGAAGATGTTATCGCTGGTGTGATATTCGGTACCGGTACAAATGCCGCTTATGTTGAGAAGGCAAATGCTATACCAAAATGGGAAGGAGAGTTGCCCAATTCAGGGGATATG GTCATCAATATGGAATGGGGTAACTTCTATTCACCTCATCTTCCAGTCACTGAATACGATCAAGCATTAGATAGCGAAAGCTTAAATCCAGGAGAGCAG ATATACGAGAAGTTAACCTCAGGAATGTATTTAGGTGAAATTGTAAGGAGGGTGCTGCTTAAACTGTCTCTGCAGTGTGCAATTTTTGGTGATATTGATCACACTCACCTCAAAACTCATTTCCTTCTGCG GACTCCGCATATTTCTGCAATGCACCATGATGAAACTCCTGATCTGAAGATCGTTGCTGAAAAACTGGAAGAAAACCTAGAG ATTACAGGCACATCCTTAGAGACACGTAAAATAGTTGTCGAAATCTGCGATATCGTGGCAAGAAGGGCGGCCCGGTtggctgctgcaggggttgcAGGGATCCTCAAGAAGCTAGGGAGAGACGGCCCCACCGAAAAGCATCGATCGGTCATCGCCATAGATGGAGGACTGTTTGAACACTATTCCAAATTCAGCAAATGCTTGGAAACTACACTATGTGAGCTG